A window of Drosophila santomea strain STO CAGO 1482 chromosome X, Prin_Dsan_1.1, whole genome shotgun sequence genomic DNA:
AGGCCTCACCCACCCACCTTTCTCCCAGTCCTGACTTAGAAACATCAACAccgacaacaacaagcacaacaacaacaacaacggaaCCCGAACTGGAcaccacaacaaccacacCGAAAAccacaccaacaacaacaaccacaacggGAAACAACGAACTGAATGACGTTAACAACGTGGACGAGGACAGCGAGGTAACGAAAACCAAGACCCAATACAAGTATGCAACCACCAACCGTCGACGTataaccacaacaacaacaaccaccaacaagaacagcaacaacaacaacaacaatgcagAAGCTGCGAACGATGCTagtccaacaacaacaaacggTTTGAGTAGTTTAAATAGCATTAGAACCAACCCGGGCAGAAGGCAACCCCCCCAATCAGAGCAGACCCAAACAACAACCACCGAACCAAACCTTTCTAGTCCCCGACCCTTTGGTTATCCCCGACGTCGCACACGACCCACAGCTagcaccacaaccaccactATCCCCCAAACTGATAATGATAACAATACCGATAATAACGTAAACGAAACCGATGCAGTTGCGCAAGTAGTGAAGAAGACACGACTATCTCCAGGGGATAGGCCCAAGGTGAGTGCCAGTCTTCCAACAGCAACCGCAATCAACACACGAACCAATACCTCCCCACTGCACCACCAAGAATCCCAAGTAGAAGTAGCTGGTAACGGTGGCAATGATAGTAGCTTAAGGCATGATGTAGTTAGCTCTAGTTTAAgtcaatcccaatcccaatccaaCAAAATCGATGCCAACGACCACAGTACCACCCAGCAGCATACCAAGTACATTTGGCGTGGGGTGCGTGGTCCTGTATCGCAGCGTACAGTGATTCCCAATTCTTTAGCGGGAGACGACAAGGACTCCCGACGCTTTGCCGGCAAGCAGTTGAACACCGAAACAATTGCGGAAGACGAGCTTCAAACCACCACCAAGTTCCGCAGTCGCCGCTTAAATTCCGCCGAAGACGAGTCCGAGGTGGCTCTCGAGGTGGCCACAGCTACGCCATCGCCCGGTTCCCGCACCTACCAAAGCATCCAACGCTCCGCCAGTAAAGCGAGCATAGATGACTCTCAAATCCACTACAAAGCCATCACTCGCGATTCCGTAGGCGGTGCTCATCTCACCGCAGGACGCAGTTCCAGTTTTGTAAGGAATGTTGGCGAAGCAGCCAAACCAACACCACCGAGCCAACCTATTAGCAGAGGTGGACAGATTGTGGAGAGCACCACCGAAGATGAAAATGTGGCTGCTGAAATAATCGATGACGAAAGGAGGGGAGAGACGAAGGCACCTGCAGGAAGCGAGAATACGGATGACAGCAACACGGCAACCGAACAGGAATCTCCTGAAATTGCAACTGAAGCTGCACCACCACAGCTCGAGATTACCACTTTGCCATCAGAAAATTCAGATGTCAGCAGTTCTTCGGAAGCATCTGTAAGCAGCACCACCGAAGAAAGCATCAGCAGCACCGAAGAATTGAAAACTGTCGTTGAAGAAGCCAACGAACATCTGAGCTCAGAAACCGACAAACAGTTAACTTCAGAGAATGATAACGAAGAATCATCCACGGAAATCAGCTCTTCTGAAGCCCCAGTTAGCAGCACAACCGTACAATCTAAAGAGACTGAAACTAATTCAGAAGCCAGTGATAAAGAAATTGCCTTGAATATTAGCGCTGGATCCAGTGAAGCTCCTGCAAGCAGTACAGAATTTCTGGAAATTAGTACCACAACTAGCAACCCAGTGATTCTCCAAGAAGATTCTTCGACAACAGGACGACCCCGACGCCCAATTAACCGCTTTAGCTCAACCACTCCAGCAGCTGCGCCAGAAGAGGAAACCACCTCCACCGTAAACCCAAGACGGCGCGTTATCGTGCGCACCAGAACCAGCACCACTGAAGCAGAAAGTGAGGCTCAGACAACCACAGAAGGACCAAGACGACGCAGTTTTTACAGAACCAGCACCACAGCGGCACCAAGCAGCTCCACTGAAGCTGACAGTGAAGCCCAGATATCTACCGAAGGTCCAACACGTCGCTCTTTCTTTAGAACTAGGACCACTGAAGCAGCTAGCAGCACCACTGAAGCAGCTAGCAGCACCGTTGAAGAACTAGGCAGCCCCACAGAACCAGAAATTGAAGTCGAGACAACCAGCGAGGGTCCAACGCGTCGTTCGTTCTTCAGAAGCAGCACCACTGTGGCGCCTAGCAGCACCACCGAAGAAATCAGTAGCAGCTCCGTAGATGATGATGTTAAAGCGAATACAATCACTACTCGTCGTTCGCTTTTCAACAAGCAGGCACCAAGCTCCACGGAagccacaaccacaacaactGCAGAAGGCTCCGATGTTAGTAGCACCACCAGGCGTAGTTTCTTCCGTACCAGCACGACCACAGAAGGCACCACAAGTACTGCAGAAGACAATGCAGAAAAGGACATTGAACACGAGAGTGAGACGACCACTGCATTGCCAAAACGTCGAGTTATAGTCAGAGGCAATTTCAGGCCGCGCAAGGAGGGAGATCTCTCCTCTCTTCTGGCGGCAGATGCCAACAAGCGAGCCAGAAACAACCACAGCACTACAAGCACAGAAACACCTGCTAGTCAATCACCTACATTCCATGAAGAAGATACAGAGACACAACAACCACAAGCTGAGGAGAAGACAACCACTGGTCGGGCTTCCTTGAATGCCGTTCGAAACCGCACCaccacaaaaacagaaagcCTAGGCAATGGAATCACCCGCACGCGCACCACCTACGTCCGCACTCTTGACGCTGGCCAAAAGGTTGTGAAACGCATTCACACCAAAACCATTGAAGAGAAACCCGCAGAGTACGAGTACATTATCGATGAAGTGACCCATCCACCACCGCCGAGCACCACGCCTCGCACTGTGACCCGCAATCGAGGATCGGTGCGCTTCCAGAGCAACGATCTTTCTTCGCTGCTGGCCTTGGACTTTGCCTCACGCAACAATCGCAAGAAGCAGGCCCAAACAGAGACTACGGTTACCAAAACGCGAAGACGCCTACTTAAGAAACCCAAGGAAACCATCGAGCACGAAGAGGTGGAAGAATTCGAGTATGAAGCGGGTCAGGAAGCCGGCAACGAAGTTGAGGAGGCGCCACGTGTGAGCACAACAGCCAGGACTATAATCCGCAGAACTAGACCGACAACTGTCAGAACCACTACGGAAACTCCACAAAATCTTGAGGCTAGTACCCGCAGGGCAAGCTTCGCTTTCAAGCGTCCCTCTAAAGTAAGCACAACCACTGAGGAACCAACAACCACCTCTACTGAACCCACAACATCATCAGAAGCTACCACAAGGAGAGTTCTCGCCTTCAGAAGACCAGTGAGCACAACCACAGAGAGCTCACCGAGTTCAACAGAAGATGAGTCTTCGACTGAGGAGGCAACTGCTGCCCCCTTTGAAGCTACCACCAGAAGAGTTCTTACCTTCAAAAGACCTGTCAGCACAACAACCACCCCAGCTCCAATTGAAGAAGCGTCCACGGAAGAATCCACCACTTCTTCTTTAGAAGGTACCACCAGAAGAGTTCTTACCTTTAAAAGACCCCTCAGCACAACAACCACTCCAGCTCCAATTGAAGAAGCGTCCACCGATGAATCCACTCCTGCTTCCTTAGAAGGCACCACCAGGAGAGTTCTCGCTTACAGAAGGCCCGTGAGCACAACAACTACCACACCAGTCCCTGTTGAAGATGAGTCTTCTGATCAGTTGGCAGCGGCCAAGCAAAAGCTTATAAATCGCCTGAAGTCCAGCACCACTACGACAACTACAACCCCTGAAACAACAACCACCGAAGAAGACTTAAGCGAACTTAAAGTACAGCTGAGCAATGCCATAAACCGTTTGCAAACGGAGAATAAACTAGAAGGCCAGACAGTTACTAAGGAAAGTGAAGCCACAGAAGATGAAGGCGATGATAAGCTTTCTTTGCCCATTTACCACAGAAGGAAGTACTATCAGTATGTAAAGGATTCGCCAATTACCTATATCGACAAGTCCCCCGCACCACCGGATATCGAAAGTGTGACTGTGAACATTAAGCAGCAAATTCATGATGTGTTCAATGTGAGTGAAAATGAGACGCCACTTAATTCACTGGCCGATGACGGAGAGACGGAAGAGCATCGGGAGGCTATGGCGCAGGCCAAGGAAATCAATGCCGAACTCGgtcattttttattaaaaacccCCGGGTCAAAGTAGGTCACCCGGGGGCAAAGTTGGTCGGATCAGGAGAGGAAACCctagatgatgatgatgaaatAACCGCTGAAATCGATGAGGATGAAGATGATGAACTTCCCGATGGGAGAACCAAATCCCAGCGACAGGGAAAAACATTCAAAACAATACCACTAGCAACGGACTCGAGCAATGAGACCTCAAAGATAGTAAGCCTTTCGCTTCTGGAAGAAAAGGAAAGAGGCGAAGATGAAGCCAGGGCTCTACGCACCTACACCAGACTAAACCGCACCCGCTTGACCCTATCCACCAGGTTGCCGGAAAAGAAACCAAGTGAACCACTAGACACAACGACCAGGAGGAGCTACAGCGTTCCACAGCGTTTCCGTCTTCGCTCAACAACGCCCATACCTTCGAACACAGAAAACAGTGAAGAAGACGAGGAGGAAACTAAAGACAATGAAGGACCATCGCGCAGCACAACAACTGCGACACCATCCATCAAAATACCCACCAGAAGACTTTTTACGCCTAGAAGGCCTGTTAGTGCTGTAGAGGAATCCAGTTCTACTGATATCCGTAAGTATTTTCACTTGTCTCAAGtaaaaatatggaaacaaTTGTAGTAATGCAAGTACAAGTGGTATGCCAAATGAAGTCAAATCACTTTTGGTTGCATTTCAGTTTCCTTGCTGTATGAGTGTTATGtcgaaaaagaaaactaattgagaaacattttatttatttaaggtAAAGATAATGACGAAGAGTTTAAGGTGGAATCGACCACAAGACGCCTCTATGCCGGCCTAAATAGATTGAGGGGCAGGGGAagcaccaccacaaccaccgAGGAAGCAACTGATTCAACCACCGaagcagcaaccacaacagcCAAAAGTACAAGGCAACCTTATGTGGGCATTAGTCGCAGAGTTACAACTACAACGACCACTGAGAAGTCAGCGGAAAGTAGCACTGAATATAATGGCAATGAAGACGATGATGCGGAGTCCACCACTATAACTGCTGAACAGGAGGTAAACAATGATGCTGAAGGAAATAAGGTGGCAATCAAAGAAGCAGAAGACCCAGTTGCCGAGAAAGCTCCCGAAGAGACTGAAGTCGACAGCACTGAGGAACCGGAACTGGAAGCTTACATAGACGATGACAATGAAATCCCCCAGGAAGAAAGCGGACACAGAACAGAAACCACTTCAACGACCACAACAACGACCACCAGTAAACCAGCAAGCACCACCTCACGTCGTCAGTTGGTAATTCGTCGCCGTTTTAATGGCACCATAACAAGAACCACTACGGTTGCCCCACTAGCCGATGACAATCTCGAGAATGAGATCGAACCACATGATACGGAGAGCTCAAGACCAAAAGCGGCCACTACAACTCCACCACGGCGGCAACTTTTAATACGCCGACGCTTCAATGCGACCAGCAGTtcaacaacaacgacaactgCAAATCCTATTGCCGACAATGAAATAGATCAGGCCGGCGAGCCAACAAGTACAACGCGTCGAACGATTCTGTCACGTCGGCGATTTAATGCGACTTCcatcacaacaacaaccacgCCGGGATCAACGAACGGCGACGAGATAAGCACACGACGTCCGTATGCGGCCTTGAACCGCTCACGTAATCGCTTTACAACACCGCGAACCACAACCACCGACGGTGCGCAGGaggacgatgatgacgatgatgatgatgatgatgatgaggaaGAGAAGCAGCAGGCACCGCCACGAGCTGTCTTCCTGCAAACAAACCGCCATCGCGCCCTAAAACCCACCCCCGAAGAAGAGGAAGATGCTGCAGCTGCGGTGCCAGCACGTAAGCCACCCAATTTCGCCGCTCGTCGCACCACCGCTGCACCACTGCGAGTTAGCTCGAGTACGCGCCGCAATCTGGTGGCAATCAATAGAAATCTCTACCACCGAGCGGAGGAATATGACGAGGAACAGCCCGAAGAGGAGTACGATGAAAACGAGGAGGGGGATGATGATCAGGAGGAAACTGTAGATCCCCAAGTCACAAGCACCACAGCACGTACACGACTAAGTCAACTGCTAGCCAACAGGCAAAGACAGCCACTCAGGACAACCACACAAAAACCGACAGAGACAGAAAGCAGCGATACAGAAACTGACGCGGACAACGAAGATGAAAACGATGATGAAAACGATGATGAAGATAACGATAGCTCCGCCGAGGTATCGAACAGTAACCACACACTAAACCACCACACGAATACTTTGGGGGGTGGCACCACTAACCCTAACAATCTTACTAACCGTAGCACCACCGCACTGAATGTAGCTAGTCAACGTAGTAACAGCACCGTAGCCAATTATATTAATCGATTCAAGTCAAACAGTTACACAATCAAAAACAAAccagtcacagtcacagctAATATTAAGGCAGATAGTACAGATAAAGATAAtcataatgataatgataatgatggaGATAATGATGTTGATAACGATGATGATCACGATGCTAGTCTAGAGAATGAGGGGGAGGAGAAAACGAGTGGGGCTGGTTTGAATGCCTTAGGTAATGATGTTAATTCCACACGACGCTTTCAGAATCGTTATCAATTGAGCCGCACCAGaggcagcaccaccaacaccaccccaacaacagcaacaacaacaacacaacaacaacaacagccccAAACAACAACCACCGCCAGACGATTGACGTTTGGGGGCCGTCAGCGCGCCCAGGTAACTAAACTAACCCTAGTCGATGAGCAGACTGAAGAGACCGAGACTAAGGGTGTTGCCCGCGaagaggaggagaaggaggaggaagaagaCTCCAACGCAACCACCACAACAAGcacaacaaccacaaccaccagCAGACCAACACCGAAGCGCATACGTGTGCTCAAATTCCGCAGACCCTtaaatagcaatagcaatagtACCACCTCCAATGTAGATAGCACCACTAATAGCGCCACTGACACTAACCCAgacaccaccaccacagccacaccaacaacagcaggtcaaagcaccaccaccagcaacaacaacaacaccacaAGCACCACCGGCAATAAGCGTTTCCGCAAGATTGTTCGCAAACTGAGGCCTGTGGACTCAAGTACTGCGGCCAGTGTGGATAATTCCGATGAAACCACCCGTAAACCTTTCGTTCCCAGCCACACCAGATTTGCGGATCAGGATAATGACCTTGTCAATCTGCGCCAGCGCATCAAGGAGCAGCAAGCACGTGGTGAGCCACAAGATGGGGTAATTAGCAGTCGTTTCAAGACCCTGGGCCAAAAGGACGATCAGGATGTGTCGGAGTTGCAAAAGTTGAGGGACAAAGTGAAGGCCGAGCAGGCGAGGGGAGAAGGTGAACGG
This region includes:
- the LOC120456782 gene encoding serine-rich adhesin for platelets isoform X5 — its product is MLPFRRGAAWQTLFLLCALAYCINEASSEGRVVCYYTNWSVYRPGTAKFNPQNINPYLCTHLVYAFGGFTKDNQMKPFDKYQDIEQGGYAKFTGLKTYNKQLKTMIAIGGWNEASSRFSPLVASNERRQQFIKNILKFLRQNHFDGIDLDWEYPAHREGGKSRDRDNYAQFVQELRAEFEREAEKTGRTRLLLTMAVPAGIEYIDKGYDVPKLNKYLDWFNVLTYDFHSSHEPSVNHHAPLYSLEEDSEYNYDAELNIDYSIKYYLKAGADRDKLVLGIPTYGRSYTLINEESTELGAPAEGPGEQGDATREKGYLAYYEICQTLKDDPEWTVVQPNANVMGPYAYRRNQWVGYDDEAIVRKKAEYVVAQGLGGIMFWAIDNDDFRGTCNGKPYPLIEAAKEAMVEALGLGINEVAKPSGPQKPSRSRSRDNANTRNRLNGKTEAPPSSRRPSATRRPTVSSTQPPPPSTTFKLTEAEGSSLYIGGRASTTPPPPTTPDPGSDFKCEEEGFFQHPRDCKKYYWCLDSGPSGLGIVAHMFTCPSGLYFNPAADSCDFARNVPCKTKKSTTVAPVTSTTPTTTTVRSNRVTAAPTARPVYPRTTTTTSTTTTTTTTTPASVDEDLEYEEDTDELSPSKSTDAEEDPQVIKELIDLIRKVGGVEQLEKHLLRNKDGSITLKENSATGAATTPSTISKSLYDRVLSRPGTLNSFSRNRFKISEATETSTEATASSSSSKSPSTLTSNSNSKYSSVLRGNSRQGPQNEGIEKLAEFDGFLKERKQYVTINRHRSASQGDDEELADQQEEEENLAEVQTTTRRPLSSITPSYTSLRRARPTTVAPPAEESNVEAEQHTQTQVKSYATLSRTRGRTTAPPEVTEAAPSSTTNRYKYFERTRPTKSAAAEDSEDPTEDEEEEYEDEQKDIVTVQSKQTTNTRKYASIGRRTTTTTTATPETTTTTAGTETAKASTTTTNNNNNNNNNNHYNSSNNNNNAKLNNQIPTEENISTTPSTTAQSETTTTTNETTEPNESTSTTTTSITNNLHTITTTTTTTTPTPIVASTVPTTTANGISSDSLLATELSEASPTHLSPSPDLETSTPTTTSTTTTTTEPELDTTTTTPKTTPTTTTTTGNNELNDVNNVDEDSEVTKTKTQYKYATTNRRRITTTTTTTNKNSNNNNNNAEAANDASPTTTNGLSSLNSIRTNPGRRQPPQSEQTQTTTTEPNLSSPRPFGYPRRRTRPTASTTTTTIPQTDNDNNTDNNVNETDAVAQVVKKTRLSPGDRPKVSASLPTATAINTRTNTSPLHHQESQVEVAGNGGNDSSLRHDVVSSSLSQSQSQSNKIDANDHSTTQQHTKYIWRGVRGPVSQRTVIPNSLAGDDKDSRRFAGKQLNTETIAEDELQTTTKFRSRRLNSAEDESEVALEVATATPSPGSRTYQSIQRSASKASIDDSQIHYKAITRDSVGGAHLTAGRSSSFVRNVGEAAKPTPPSQPISRGGQIVESTTEDENVAAEIIDDERRGETKAPAGSENTDDSNTATEQESPEIATEAAPPQLEITTLPSENSDVSSSSEASVSSTTEESISSTEELKTVVEEANEHLSSETDKQLTSENDNEESSTEISSSEAPVSSTTVQSKETETNSEASDKEIALNISAGSSEAPASSTEFLEISTTTSNPVILQEDSSTTGRPRRPINRFSSTTPAAAPEEETTSTVNPRRRVIVRTRTSTTEAESEAQTTTEGPRRRSFYRTSTTAAPSSSTEADSEAQISTEGPTRRSFFRTRTTEAASSTTEAASSTVEELGSPTEPEIEVETTSEGPTRRSFFRSSTTVAPSSTTEEISSSSVDDDVKANTITTRRSLFNKQAPSSTEATTTTTAEGSDVSSTTRRSFFRTSTTTEGTTSTAEDNAEKDIEHESETTTALPKRRVIVRGNFRPRKEGDLSSLLAADANKRARNNHSTTSTETPASQSPTFHEEDTETQQPQAEEKTTTGRASLNAVRNRTTTKTESLGNGITRTRTTYVRTLDAGQKVVKRIHTKTIEEKPAEYEYIIDEVTHPPPPSTTPRTVTRNRGSVRFQSNDLSSLLALDFASRNNRKKQAQTETTVTKTRRRLLKKPKETIEHEEVEEFEYEAGQEAGNEVEEAPRVSTTARTIIRRTRPTTVRTTTETPQNLEASTRRASFAFKRPSKVSTTTEEPTTTSTEPTTSSEATTRRVLAFRRPVSTTTESSPSSTEDESSTEEATAAPFEATTRRVLTFKRPVSTTTTPAPIEEASTEESTTSSLEGTTRRVLAYRRPVSTTTTTPVPVEDESSDQLAAAKQKLINRLKSSTTTTTTTPETTTTEEDLSELKVQLSNAINRLQTENKLEGQTVTKESEATEDEGDDKLSLPIYHRRKYYQYVKDSPITYIDKSPAPPDIESVTVNIKQQIHDVFNVSENETPLNSLADDGETEEHREAMAQAKEINAELGHFLLKTPGSKTKSQRQGKTFKTIPLATDSSNETSKIVSLSLLEEKERGEDEARALRTYTRLNRTRLTLSTRLPEKKPSEPLDTTTRRSYSVPQRFRLRSTTPIPSNTENSEEDEEETKDNEGPSRSTTTATPSIKIPTRRLFTPRRPVSAVEESSSTDIRKDNDEEFKVESTTRRLYAGLNRLRGRGSTTTTTEEATDSTTEAATTTAKSTRQPYVGISRRVTTTTTTEKSAESSTEYNGNEDDDAESTTITAEQEVNNDAEGNKVAIKEAEDPVAEKAPEETEVDSTEEPELEAYIDDDNEIPQEESGHRTETTSTTTTTTTSKPASTTSRRQLVIRRRFNGTITRTTTVAPLADDNLENEIEPHDTESSRPKAATTTPPRRQLLIRRRFNATSSSTTTTTANPIADNEIDQAGEPTSTTRRTILSRRRFNATSITTTTTPGSTNGDEISTRRPYAALNRSRNRFTTPRTTTTDGAQEDDDDDDDDDDDEEEKQQAPPRAVFLQTNRHRALKPTPEEEEDAAAAVPARKPPNFAARRTTAAPLRVSSSTRRNLVAINRNLYHRAEEYDEEQPEEEYDENEEGDDDQEETVDPQVTSTTARTRLSQLLANRQRQPLRTTTQKPTETESSDTETDADNEDENDDENDDEDNDSSAEVSNSNHTLNHHTNTLGGGTTNPNNLTNRSTTALNVASQRSNSTVANYINRFKSNSYTIKNKPVTVTANIKADSTDKDNHNDNDNDGDNDVDNDDDHDASLENEGEEKTSGAGLNALGNDVNSTRRFQNRYQLSRTRGSTTNTTPTTATTTTQQQQQPQTTTTARRLTFGGRQRAQVTKLTLVDEQTEETETKGVAREEEEKEEEEDSNATTTTSTTTTTTSRPTPKRIRVLKFRRPLNSNSNSTTSNVDSTTNSATDTNPDTTTTATPTTAGQSTTTSNNNNTTSTTGNKRFRKIVRKLRPVDSSTAASVDNSDETTRKPFVPSHTRFADQDNDLVNLRQRIKEQQARGEPQDGVISSRFKTLGQKDDQDVSELQKLRDKVKAEQARGEGERGVINDRLKKLLAEKGSSISSQREESSTDDDSSSVSSARPFFKRKLVARRPYTPPSASGGGTTKAPLTFSTTRPTAKFVRRKNGRFDPFNSSVRNRGEGFVRSDPRGSRLPGTDRFKSQGNNEDDEEVEERREQPLQNQFATTLRRPFVPKTRPVLDKAKPQQEDGAEDSEEEDEEEDSEEDGDEEEDEEEEEEQKEKPEVEEENPQEDNKPTINSLYKPKDNRAPPGSRPTFGTTGSGSPPTASGNVPFNPRNRPSSSANANNTPSNRFGTTKRPRVVNRPPGVASPNLTLKPVASDYERTTPLTPLKPAPFIPSNNRSYERKYSGPSTEAAETSSENSLIEDLNIDALNARNKKIFDKHSKKHPALKPKVVKVESETGLEVETGTEVAVEEETTEVQQLEQGFVTTTPSTPPSPAPAPPSTQSDTATTTDTPPETKTETEPETEPETETEIETETENVTEIETATNANEATSVNSQDQTISSTTQAPPPATTLLHVFTLLEGEGQEEEPTTRKPTVRLYPTIQTEVVPKHKLVEINRIVEINSKQAKASQRKSKANNDFGVLMVESLPHVEQLGEISVVKYVHLVDGSDIQINDGHSTVADYTPTEPTSAAQGPVSLPVRNSLPETEGADTDRSGKSLVPEVLTAALETSTISLEGLFDSARKGKQLSSNTIIGETEESTTIGSSSSLATETGETTTPAPTYLRQPATGSVSRRPVLSVRRRIINSPTLAAVEATTTQQPAAEPPTTTSKYSRLRSRPSATAAAAAATTVTAAAATTAFPAATSAPGGRTTSNIYLSKLKAKSGAAAAAAAAAAASGEAATLTPATSNISSSNSNDITQKQHKFQPASFALRRQFQTRRLTTFAPAANGDESATEVPRTQNPLFKRRLTLISTTPPSARTTNPPVSGLDTTTTLYVNDDDEDQVAKSSIHTSRFNQIPEQVRPSEEYDLALAPQPLKSTSTTASTTVNAPQPLIGQGIRRQLIPRPRRPQSTTSTPSATLGSSLRSTTPVDHSAPPLSRRQQSRRRPHKYIEVYSRPPAKTAVVSATSSSQFLDEELPPVGPSQVAQRRRSGSILPAKNEPKVIVHGHGIIECRAQGNFPHPLNCRKFISCARFEETGGIVGWEYTCPKGLTYDGVGGMCTWSPSDQPCRD